In Pectobacterium brasiliense, a single genomic region encodes these proteins:
- the recA gene encoding recombinase RecA, with product MAIDENKQKALAAALGQIEKQFGKGSIMRLGEDRSMDVETISTGSLSLDIALGAGGLPMGRIVEIYGPESSGKTTLTLQVIAAAQREGKTCAFIDAEHALDPIYAKKLGVDIDNLLCSQPDTGEQALEICDALTRSGAVDVIIVDSVAALTPKAEIEGEIGDSHMGLAARMMSQAMRKLAGNLKQANTLLIFINQIRMKIGVMFGNPETTTGGNALKFYASVRLDIRRTGAIKEGEEVVGSETRVKVVKNKVAAPFKQAEFQILYGEGINIHGELVDLGVKHKLIEKAGAWYSYNGDKIGQGKANACNFLKENPAIAAELDKKLREMLLHKGNELTPAAAGNSHDEDEFAGEGNEEF from the coding sequence ATGGCTATTGATGAGAACAAACAAAAGGCACTAGCGGCAGCACTGGGTCAAATCGAAAAGCAATTTGGTAAAGGTTCTATCATGCGGTTGGGCGAGGATCGCTCAATGGATGTTGAAACCATTTCTACAGGCTCTTTGTCCCTGGATATCGCTTTGGGCGCCGGTGGTTTACCGATGGGGCGTATCGTTGAGATTTATGGCCCAGAATCTTCCGGTAAAACAACGCTGACCTTACAGGTTATTGCTGCCGCTCAACGCGAAGGCAAAACGTGTGCGTTTATCGATGCTGAGCATGCTCTAGACCCGATTTATGCGAAAAAGCTTGGTGTAGATATCGATAACCTGCTGTGTTCTCAGCCGGATACCGGCGAGCAAGCGTTGGAGATCTGTGATGCATTAACGCGCTCTGGCGCTGTTGACGTGATCATCGTCGACTCCGTTGCGGCACTGACGCCGAAAGCAGAAATTGAAGGTGAAATCGGTGACTCCCACATGGGGCTGGCTGCACGTATGATGAGCCAGGCTATGCGTAAACTGGCGGGTAACCTGAAGCAAGCCAATACGCTGCTGATCTTCATTAACCAGATTCGTATGAAAATCGGTGTGATGTTCGGTAACCCTGAAACCACTACCGGTGGTAATGCTCTGAAGTTTTATGCTTCTGTTCGCCTGGATATTCGTCGTACTGGTGCAATCAAGGAAGGCGAAGAAGTTGTCGGCAGCGAAACCCGTGTGAAAGTCGTGAAGAATAAAGTAGCAGCACCGTTCAAACAGGCTGAATTCCAAATTCTGTACGGCGAAGGCATCAATATCCACGGTGAGCTGGTCGATTTGGGTGTGAAACACAAGCTGATCGAAAAAGCGGGTGCCTGGTATAGCTATAACGGCGACAAGATCGGTCAGGGTAAAGCAAATGCCTGTAATTTCCTGAAAGAGAACCCGGCGATTGCTGCGGAGCTGGATAAGAAATTGCGTGAAATGCTGCTGCATAAAGGCAATGAACTGACGCCAGCCGCCGCTGGAAA
- the pncC gene encoding nicotinamide-nucleotide amidase yields MTEADILRLSALVGEKLKARGATLTCAESCTGGWLAKSITDVAGSSGWFDYGFVTYSNLAKQRLVNVNAETLEQHGAVSEAVVNEMSAGALQAAGADFAISVSGVAGPDGGTEEKPIGTVWFGFTDKQGGAFARTMRFSGDRNAVRLQSVHFALQTLLDTFLKK; encoded by the coding sequence ATGACGGAAGCTGACATTCTGCGGTTAAGTGCTTTGGTGGGCGAAAAATTGAAGGCACGCGGTGCCACTCTGACATGTGCAGAGTCCTGCACCGGAGGCTGGTTGGCTAAGTCCATTACCGATGTTGCTGGCAGTTCAGGCTGGTTTGACTATGGCTTTGTGACATACAGCAATTTGGCCAAGCAACGTCTGGTGAATGTGAACGCAGAGACACTGGAACAGCATGGTGCGGTGAGTGAAGCCGTCGTCAATGAGATGTCCGCAGGGGCTTTGCAGGCCGCCGGTGCAGATTTTGCCATATCGGTAAGCGGCGTCGCCGGGCCAGACGGGGGAACCGAAGAGAAGCCTATCGGCACGGTGTGGTTTGGCTTCACGGACAAACAGGGTGGGGCATTCGCCCGGACAATGCGGTTCAGCGGAGACAGAAACGCAGTGCGTCTGCAATCGGTGCATTTTGCGCTGCAAACGTTGCTCGACACGTTTCTGAAAAAATAA
- a CDS encoding SRPBCC family protein has product MFPSFLRRTAAKNGSYANEISSSITINRPAERLFDLWRKPETLPILMGHFASIEILNYTDSNWRINTPIGALIEWQARIIDEKLGEYIHWRSLEGARVPNEGRLSFQPATSEAGTTVTLTIRYNPPGGLIGKKIGQMFDMFSRDMLTKTLYRFKKLAEDELA; this is encoded by the coding sequence GTGTTTCCCTCTTTCTTAAGACGAACCGCAGCGAAAAACGGCAGTTATGCCAATGAAATCAGCAGCAGTATTACGATCAATCGCCCGGCAGAACGCTTGTTTGATCTCTGGCGCAAACCGGAAACGTTGCCGATCCTGATGGGCCATTTCGCCAGTATCGAGATACTGAACTATACCGACTCCAACTGGCGGATTAACACGCCGATTGGCGCGCTCATTGAGTGGCAGGCTCGTATTATTGATGAAAAACTGGGGGAATATATCCACTGGCGTTCGCTGGAAGGGGCACGGGTTCCGAATGAAGGCCGGCTTTCTTTTCAACCAGCCACATCGGAAGCAGGTACAACCGTAACGCTGACGATTCGCTACAACCCACCGGGGGGCTTGATCGGGAAAAAGATCGGCCAAATGTTTGATATGTTTTCTCGCGATATGCTGACGAAAACACTCTATCGTTTCAAAAAATTAGCGGAGGATGAACTGGCCTGA
- a CDS encoding MarC family NAAT transporter, with the protein MLELIQTIGLGLVLILPLANPLTTVAVFLAMSGNMSQGERNRQIFQASLYVFIIMTVAYYAGQVVMNTFGISIPGLRIAGGLIVAFIGFRMLFPQQKPEHAPEVKSKKEEINDSFSANEVNIAFVPLAMPSTAGPGTIALIISSASQIKSGVDITPWVITVAPVLTFMLISLIVWLSLKSSGLIMRFIGKSGIEAISRLMGFLLVCMGVQFIINGTLEIVHSLH; encoded by the coding sequence ATGCTGGAATTGATTCAAACCATTGGTCTTGGTCTGGTGTTAATCCTGCCACTCGCGAACCCACTGACAACGGTAGCGGTATTTTTAGCGATGTCCGGCAACATGAGCCAGGGGGAACGAAATCGCCAAATCTTTCAGGCTTCGCTCTACGTCTTCATCATTATGACCGTCGCGTACTACGCAGGTCAGGTCGTAATGAATACCTTCGGAATCTCCATTCCTGGGTTGCGCATTGCCGGCGGGCTCATCGTCGCATTTATCGGTTTTCGCATGCTTTTTCCTCAGCAGAAGCCAGAACATGCGCCTGAAGTCAAAAGCAAAAAAGAAGAAATCAACGACAGCTTCTCCGCCAATGAGGTCAATATCGCCTTCGTTCCACTGGCGATGCCCAGCACCGCGGGGCCAGGAACTATTGCCCTCATCATTAGTTCTGCCTCACAAATCAAGAGCGGCGTCGATATCACGCCATGGGTGATTACCGTTGCCCCCGTACTCACGTTTATGTTGATCAGCCTGATCGTCTGGCTCAGTCTGAAAAGTTCGGGTCTGATTATGCGTTTTATCGGGAAAAGCGGCATTGAAGCCATTTCACGGCTGATGGGGTTCCTGCTGGTTTGCATGGGCGTACAGTTCATCATTAACGGTACGCTGGAGATCGTACATTCCCTGCATTAA
- a CDS encoding sensor domain-containing diguanylate cyclase, translating into MKIKKRFPINLRSLILSLAIISMIITLTNAYVAVYNVQKKLITDQILSSNLNYSSKLAATTESFLSSAQQELAYSATSIADSFSDDATLLSKSEQTYRMSQSFNSIFVANTQNQIHAVYPTSLNLKGSTLTSDASKLALVEQKPLISQPYISVTGNLIVLVSSPIKDKQGNYLGYIGGTIYLKNQNVLNEFMNTHFYNDYSSVYVIDKSGIVLYHQDKQWVGKPVSDERIKNALHNKKSGTAAMPDMQGTPSLAGFDTVNSSGWVIITLHPSQTVIDLLSTVMRSVLYEGAPVMALTLIALTLLAFYIANPLRLLAVSASKMEESGVIEKIKKVPSWYFEVEQLKRVILFGTLLLHKRIGKLSLQAHTDPLTGLLNRRGIYESIELILSKSNRVAAIVIDIDHFKRVNDTYGHNIGDDVIRLLAKNIKQGSRESDLICRTGGEEFLALLPDTDMTQAADIAERLRKKVEKMPLPIPENITISLGVTCFTPGMEQIDSVLKIADDALYQAKHEGRNRVVIKVASDNSVNHNTE; encoded by the coding sequence ATGAAAATAAAAAAACGATTCCCAATCAATTTACGTTCGCTCATTTTATCCCTCGCCATTATCAGCATGATCATCACGCTGACCAATGCTTATGTTGCTGTTTACAATGTACAAAAGAAGCTCATTACCGATCAGATACTGAGCTCAAACCTTAACTATTCTTCCAAGTTAGCGGCGACCACAGAAAGTTTTTTATCTTCAGCACAGCAGGAACTAGCTTACAGCGCGACATCAATAGCGGACAGTTTTAGTGACGATGCGACGCTCCTGAGTAAAAGTGAACAGACATACCGCATGAGCCAAAGCTTTAATTCTATTTTCGTTGCAAATACTCAGAATCAGATACACGCGGTTTACCCAACCTCGCTGAATCTGAAAGGAAGTACGCTGACCTCTGATGCCAGCAAGCTGGCGCTCGTGGAACAAAAGCCGTTAATCAGCCAGCCTTATATTTCAGTTACGGGAAATTTGATCGTGCTGGTTTCCTCCCCGATAAAAGACAAACAGGGAAATTATCTCGGTTACATCGGCGGAACCATTTATTTAAAAAATCAAAACGTCTTAAACGAATTCATGAACACCCATTTTTATAACGATTACTCCAGCGTTTACGTCATCGATAAAAGCGGGATTGTTCTCTATCATCAGGATAAGCAGTGGGTCGGCAAGCCCGTCAGTGATGAGAGAATTAAGAACGCGCTTCACAACAAGAAGAGTGGTACCGCCGCGATGCCCGATATGCAAGGTACGCCGTCTTTGGCGGGTTTCGATACAGTCAATTCATCCGGCTGGGTCATCATTACTTTGCACCCTTCTCAAACCGTTATCGATTTGCTCAGCACCGTGATGCGTTCCGTTTTATACGAAGGTGCCCCGGTAATGGCATTAACGCTTATCGCGCTCACCCTACTCGCCTTCTATATCGCCAACCCTCTGCGCTTGCTGGCCGTTTCTGCCAGTAAAATGGAAGAGTCCGGTGTGATTGAAAAAATAAAGAAAGTCCCCTCCTGGTATTTTGAGGTTGAGCAGCTAAAACGCGTCATTCTTTTCGGTACCCTGCTGCTGCATAAGCGGATTGGCAAACTGAGTTTGCAGGCCCACACCGATCCACTCACTGGGTTGCTCAATCGTCGTGGTATCTATGAAAGCATCGAACTCATTCTCTCAAAGAGCAATCGGGTTGCCGCTATCGTGATTGATATCGACCATTTCAAACGCGTGAATGATACCTACGGACACAATATCGGCGATGACGTCATCAGGCTGTTGGCGAAAAACATAAAACAGGGTTCGCGCGAATCCGATCTGATTTGCCGCACTGGCGGAGAGGAATTCCTCGCACTTCTGCCCGATACGGACATGACGCAGGCTGCTGATATTGCTGAACGGCTGCGTAAAAAAGTGGAAAAAATGCCGCTACCGATTCCTGAAAACATCACGATTTCACTAGGCGTCACCTGTTTTACTCCGGGAATGGAGCAGATCGATAGCGTCTTGAAAATCGCGGACGACGCCCTCTATCAGGCCAAACATGAAGGCAGAAACCGAGTCGTTATCAAAGTAGCCTCCGATAATTCAGTTAATCACAACACGGAATAG
- the grxB gene encoding glutaredoxin 2, whose product MKLFIYEHCPFCVRARMIFGLKDLPVEQSVIMEGDIDTPTRMVGRKVVPILQKEDGSFMPESMDIVHYIDSKQAPLIADKPVDAEIEAWCKSVSSAVFNLAVPRFTKADFKELSTPEARHAYTLREEKAFGDLDALLAKTPELIAEVEQKLKALEPRLANVSTISTTDFILFPILLSLTIVKGVQFGPHVHAYLERVSIASKVGLLTDKAL is encoded by the coding sequence ATGAAACTTTTCATTTACGAACACTGCCCATTCTGTGTCAGAGCCAGAATGATTTTTGGTCTGAAAGATCTGCCTGTTGAGCAATCCGTCATCATGGAAGGCGACATTGACACGCCAACACGCATGGTGGGTCGCAAAGTGGTGCCGATCCTACAGAAAGAAGATGGCAGCTTCATGCCGGAAAGCATGGATATCGTCCACTATATCGATAGCAAGCAAGCGCCGCTAATCGCCGATAAACCGGTTGATGCTGAGATTGAAGCCTGGTGTAAGTCCGTTTCCAGCGCGGTGTTTAACCTTGCGGTTCCCCGTTTTACGAAAGCCGATTTCAAAGAGCTTTCCACGCCAGAGGCGCGTCATGCCTACACCCTGCGCGAAGAAAAAGCCTTCGGCGATCTGGATGCGCTGCTCGCAAAAACGCCGGAACTGATTGCGGAAGTGGAGCAGAAACTCAAGGCGCTGGAGCCACGTCTGGCAAACGTCAGTACCATTTCCACCACCGACTTTATTCTGTTCCCGATCTTACTGTCGCTCACGATCGTGAAAGGCGTACAGTTTGGCCCTCACGTTCACGCGTACCTTGAGCGTGTATCAATAGCCAGCAAGGTCGGCTTGTTGACCGATAAAGCACTGTAA
- a CDS encoding bacteriocin immunity protein → MKLFLAVIFSVLMIPQTGFSATKTDALTVLKHLDVTTFRSSFGPKHFPKGTLLKDTGDYVFSQEKDRAEATDTDGSWTYSLRILSENEKEIIACFVDDANIGSYFSTSPFLIKKTKNAQSYSVIELEHDVEGCELYPKDQ, encoded by the coding sequence ATGAAACTATTTTTGGCCGTGATTTTTTCAGTATTGATGATTCCCCAGACCGGTTTTTCTGCAACAAAAACGGATGCGCTAACGGTGCTGAAACATTTGGATGTGACTACTTTCCGCAGTTCTTTTGGACCGAAACATTTCCCTAAAGGGACGCTGCTGAAAGATACCGGTGATTATGTGTTTAGCCAGGAAAAAGACCGGGCAGAAGCCACAGACACAGATGGCAGTTGGACGTATTCGCTACGTATTCTCTCGGAGAATGAAAAGGAGATCATTGCCTGTTTCGTGGATGATGCGAACATTGGGAGCTATTTTTCGACAAGTCCTTTCCTGATAAAGAAAACGAAAAATGCTCAGTCGTATTCGGTGATTGAGCTTGAGCATGATGTAGAAGGGTGTGAACTTTATCCCAAGGATCAATAA
- the pvcA gene encoding L-tyrosine isonitrile synthase, whose amino-acid sequence MMNNELVSSLILSELIQYRRRFTQSTKPISEEESQVTQVQLPRIRAFVEEERQIELILPAFPFKSPSPYKVLGRMPDMAERLSLIFLNSLCQRIQLYYPPGAHIRICSDGHVFGDLIGTSDETINIYQDEIENLLHELGAVHLSVFNLKDVENMAALTADYDRLRQQLVEHYADSEEEVKAQLIQSEEGLQLYRSMTRFLYEDSLRPDYTGSNAALQKDAKKRACSVIQRSWAWGNLLAEQFPDAIRLSIHPQPSDSLKLGIHMMPTKDDWLTPWHGVAANVNGQFVLMKNIDAQRLDGEIVEIRGMPSHYLVKQHDLA is encoded by the coding sequence ATGATGAATAATGAATTAGTTTCATCGCTAATATTAAGTGAGTTAATTCAATATCGGCGTAGGTTTACCCAGTCGACGAAACCAATTAGTGAAGAAGAGTCTCAGGTGACCCAGGTTCAATTACCCAGAATTCGTGCTTTTGTTGAAGAAGAACGTCAAATTGAACTCATTCTGCCTGCGTTTCCGTTTAAATCTCCTAGCCCTTATAAGGTGTTGGGCAGAATGCCAGATATGGCAGAGCGTTTGTCCCTGATCTTCCTGAATTCATTATGTCAGCGTATTCAGCTTTATTATCCACCCGGTGCGCATATTCGAATTTGTTCTGATGGGCATGTATTTGGCGATCTGATTGGGACCAGCGACGAAACGATTAATATTTATCAGGATGAGATTGAGAATTTACTGCATGAACTGGGTGCCGTTCATCTCAGCGTTTTTAATCTTAAAGATGTAGAGAATATGGCGGCGCTCACCGCTGACTATGACCGCCTTCGCCAGCAACTGGTTGAGCATTACGCTGACTCAGAAGAGGAGGTGAAAGCGCAGCTCATACAGAGCGAAGAAGGTTTACAGCTTTACCGCTCAATGACCCGTTTCCTCTATGAAGATAGCCTGAGGCCTGACTATACCGGCTCTAATGCGGCGTTACAGAAAGATGCCAAAAAACGCGCGTGTAGCGTTATTCAACGCAGTTGGGCATGGGGCAATCTGCTTGCTGAACAATTCCCAGACGCTATCCGGTTGTCTATTCACCCTCAGCCTTCGGACAGTCTGAAGCTGGGTATTCATATGATGCCCACGAAGGACGATTGGTTGACGCCCTGGCATGGCGTAGCCGCCAATGTTAATGGGCAGTTTGTGTTAATGAAGAATATCGATGCACAGCGGCTGGACGGTGAAATCGTGGAAATCCGCGGGATGCCTAGCCATTACTTGGTTAAACAGCATGATCTAGCATAA
- a CDS encoding SymE family type I addiction module toxin yields the protein MEESGFITGMPVTVKVERGRIIIETQINL from the coding sequence CTGGAAGAGTCGGGTTTTATCACCGGGATGCCCGTCACCGTCAAGGTGGAAAGGGGCAGGATTATTATTGAGACGCAGATTAATCTGTAG